Proteins encoded by one window of Cyprinus carpio isolate SPL01 chromosome B6, ASM1834038v1, whole genome shotgun sequence:
- the fam183a gene encoding protein FAM183A — MANPKEKDPVDIVHQNAIHVETIMKELRHQKLYTEFNINPFKKLHILTDKPMSNITYRKEEEDPAFVQAIHRAHLEPTKKYSHPQTEAQEIGWISRPLIASDRSDRRLNFPRQNSEITKYMDAAWRLKEQTQNLG; from the exons ATGGCAAACCCTAAAGAAAAAGACCCTGTGGACATAGTTCACCAGAATGCTATTCATGTCGAGACAATAATGAAGGAGCTGAGACACCAGAAGCTTTACACTGAGTTTAATATCAACCCTTTCAAGAAAC tgcaCATTCTGACTGACAAACCAATGTCCAACATCACCTACAGAAAAGAAGAGGAGGACC ctGCTTTCGTCCAGGCTATACACAGGGCCCATCTGGAGCCCACAAAAAAGTACTCTCACCCTCAGACTGAAGCACAAGAGATAGGATGGATATCAAGGCCTTTA ATTGCATCAGATCGTAGTGACAGAAGATTAAATTTCCCAAGGCAGAACTCTGAAATCACTAAGTACATGGATGCTGCATGGCGATTGAAGGAGCAGACACAAAATCTGGGATAA